In the Bacillus sp. FJAT-42376 genome, GAACTGCAAAGGGTCCTGCCGCAGTCTGTTCGCGAGAGAAAGGCCATCCATGGCATCCTTTGCATAGAGCACCGTTCCTTGATACTCAGGAGATATTTTATAATCCGTGAATTTCCTTGAGAGTGCCGCACCTCCGACCATGATGGGAGTGTCGATCTCCGCCTGCTTTAAATCCTGTGCCGTCAGCACCATTTGCTGGGCTGATTTCACTAAGAGGCCGGACAAGCCGATCACATCCGGTTTTTCCCTGCGGACGGCTTCAATGATTTCCTGCGGTGTGACTTTAATACCGAGATCAACAACCCGGAACCCGTTGTTGCTTAAAATAATCTCCACCAGATTTTTGCCGATATCATGGACATCGCCTTTAACGGTGGCAAGGAGAATTTTCCCCTTTCCGCTGTCATCCTTGATTTCCATGTGAGGTTCAAGGAAGGAGACGGATGTTTTCATGACCTCCGCACTTTGAAGAACCTCCGCTACAATCAGCTGATTCGTGTTGAAAAGCACCCCTACCTCTGCCATCCCTTCCATAAGCGGGCCATTGATAATATCAAGCGGGTCAGAATATTGCTGGAGGGCTTCTTCCAAATCAGGGAGCAATCCTTCTTTTGTGCCTTCAACGATATACGAGGCGAGACGTTCTTCTAGTGTAAGAGTTTCCGCCGGTTTTTTGACAGTTTTCTTCTTTTCCCGGTAAAAGTTCGTGAAAAGTGCCAGGTTTTCATCGGTTGTATGGAAGAGGAGGTTCTCCGCCATTTTGATTTCTTCTGCCGGGATGCTTGCGAAGCGCTCCAGTTTTTCTGTATTCACGATCGCATAGTCAAGCCCGGCCTTTGTACAGTGGTACAAGTAAACGGCGTTCAAAATTTCTCTTCCGACCGGAGGAAGACCAAAGGATACGTTGCTGACACCAAGGATGGTCAGACACTCAGGGAGCTCCTTCTTGATCAGTTCCAGTCCTTTGACCGTTTCCGCTGCTGAACCGATGTATTGCTCATCCCCCGTGCCGACCGGAAAGACGAGCGGATCAAAAATGATGTCGGAGGATTTTAATCCATGCTTGTTTACAAGCAATTCATGAGACCTTTTAGCAATCTCGAGTTTTCTCTCGGCAGTGGTAGCCATTCCCGTTTCATCAATGGTTCCAACGACAAGAGCGGCTCCGTATTTTTTTACAAGGGGGAGCACCGCTTCAAAGCGTTCCTCTCCGTCTTCAAGATTGATGGAGTTGATAATGGCTTTCCCCTGTGAATACTTCAGAGCCGTTTCAATGACAAGATGATCGGTTGAATCAATAACGAGCGGTACTTTAATTTTCTTTGTGACTTCCTGGATAAACTGCTCCATATCTTCGTTTTCTTCCCGGTCCGGGTCGGCGAGGCATATGTCAATCACGTGGGCCCCGTTCTTTACTTGAAGCCGTGCAATTTCAGCAGCCTCTTCAAATTTCTGTTCCGCAATCAGCCGTTTGAATTTTCTTGAACCGATGACATTCGTCCGTTCTCCGACGAATAGCGGCCTCATAGAGTCGTCATAGACGAGAGGCTCGATCCCGGAAACGCTATGCTGGGTGAGCCGCTCTTTTACTTGGCGCGGAGGAAGGTCCTTTACGGCTTCCGCCAGTGCTTCGATATGGGCTGGAGTCGTTCCGCAGCAGCCCCCGACAATGTTCAGCCAGCCTTTTTCCGCAAATCCCCTGATTTTCGCGGCGAGGGTGGAAGGGGATTCGTGATAATTCCCTTCTTCATCCGGAAGACCTGCGTTCGGGTAGCAGCTCACCGCTGAGCCCGCCATGTCTGAAAGGGTGCGAATGTGATCCGTCATAAATTCAGGGCCGGTTGCACAGTTAAGCCCGACAGAGAGCGGGTTCATGTGCTCGAGCGATATATAGAAGGAATCGATGGTCTGGCCGGCAAGCGTTGTTCCCATTGGTTCAATCGTTCCCGATACCATTAGCGGAAGCTCCTTGCCTGTTTTCGCAAACGCTTCTTTGATGCCGAGAAAGCCTGCTTTTACATTGAGCATATCCTGACTCGTTTCAAGCAGCAGCAAATCTGAACCGCCTTCAATGAGCCCGCGAGCCTGTTCTTCATAATTGGCAATCAGCTGATCGAACGTTGTGCCGCCGGTGACGGAGAGCGTTTTGGTGGTCGGCCCCATGGAGCCTGCCACATAACGAGGACGCTCGTCTGTTGAAAAAGACTCCGCTGCCTGTCTGGCAAGCTGCGCCCCCTTGAAATTGATTTCATACGCAAGGTGGCCGAGCTCATATTCGTCTAAGACGATGGCGGTTCCGCCGAATGTATTGGTTTCAATAATATCCGCTCCAGCCTGCAAATACGTTTCATGAATACGGGAAATGACATCAGGCCTTGTAAGGATCAAATATTCATTGCATCCCTCATAAGCCTCGCCGCCAAAATCATCGGCGGTCAAATTGGCATCTTGAATCATCGTTCCCATTGCACCGTCTAATACTAGAATTCTTTTTGCGATTTGTTCACGAATGGTGGACATGTGAAAACTCCCTTTCTGAACGCTGCTTCTCTTTTTCCCGGATGTACTCTGCCAGTTCAACTGAGTATTCGTATTTCAAAAACGGCGTAATCAGATAAATGCCGTTAAACAAATCAAATGCGGCATCGATCAGGTCTTTCGCAATCGCGATGCCCTCTTTCTTTGACTGAAGGGGGTCACCGCCCGCTTTTGCCATCGTTTCACGGATGCTGTCTGAAAGCTTGATGCCGGGTATTTCGTGATGGATAAATTCTGCGTTTCTGCTGCTTGTGAGCGGCATGATGCCGATATAAAGCGGTGCAGAAAGATGCTTAACCGCATCGTGCACCTCTTTCATCTGTTCGATGGAGTAAATCGGCTGAGAAATAAAATAATCAGCCCCGCAGGCGATTTTTTTCTCAAGACGCTCGGCTGCTTTATTTAAATGGCGGACATTCGGATTAAATGCTCCTGCCACGGTGAAATTCGTTTTCCCCCCAAGTGCTTTCCCTGAGTAGGATAACCCTTCATTGAACTGTTTGATTAGCGAAATCAAGTCAAAGGATGAAAGGTCATAAACGGATGTAGCGCCTGGGAAATCGCCGATTTTAGATGGATCGCCTGTAATCGCCAGCACGTCCGTCAATCCGAGGGAATGAAGGCCCATCAGGTGAGACTGGAGGCCGATCAGGTTCCGGTCGCGGCACGTTAAATGAATAAGCGGCCGCATATCATGTTTTTCCTTCAGCTGGGTACCGACTGCCACATTGCTTACCCTTGGCGAAGCAAGGGAATTGTCGGCAAGTGTGATGCTGTCGATCCCGGTCTTTTTCAATTCCTCGGCGCCTTTAAAAAATTTTTCCAGACCGAGCGTTTTCGGTGGATCCAGTTCTACGATAACGGACCGGCGCTCCTTCACAATCTGGTGGAGCGGGGGATAGGCAGGCTCGAGCCGTTCATGAACTGTGACGGGCTTGCGGAGCTTAACCGATTTTTCTTTGATGGGTGCAAGTCCTCTTAACGCATCCGCCATTGCCTGTATGTGTTTGGGCGTCGTTCCGCAGCAGCCGCCGATCAGGCGGGCACCCTGGTTTCGGAAGGCAAGGGCGCTTTCTGCAAAATACCTTTCATCGGATTCATAAACAAGTCTTCCTTCTTCGACCGATGGAAGACTGCCATTTGGATAGACAGAGAGAAACGCATGATCAAGCAGCGGAACCTCCTCAAGAGATTCGAGCATGTGATATGGTCCTAGCCTGCAGTTCAAGCCGACGACATCTGCGCCAAGTGCTTCTAAATTCTTTAAACCCATTTCAAGCGGAGTCCCATCCTGCAGCACCCCGGTTTCATGAAGCGACACGTTGGCGACGATCGGTTTATTCGTTTCTTTTCGAGCAATTTCCAGTACGGTTTGCAATTCTTCCAAGTCATAAAACGTTTCAAGCAGAAGCCCGTCGATGTCTTCATTCAGCAAGACGTACAGCTGCTCCCGGAAGCTGCGTTTCAGCTCATCCAGCGTATGAGAGCTTTTTTTGAAAGCGCGGACCCCGCCCATCGTGGCAAGCACATAAGCGTGAGTACCGGCCGCCTTCCGGGCAAGCCTGGCCGCTTTGGAGTTGATGGCCCGAATATCATCTTCCAGTCCATAGCGGGACAGTTTGATATGATTCCCGCCATATGTATTCGTTTGAATCACGCGTGCACCGGCTTTAATGTAAGCCTCATGGATGCCCTGAACCTGATCCGGACTGGAAAGGTTCAGCTCCTCAAAACAACGGTCAATGCCGTGAGAGTATAGAAGGGTTCCCATTGCGCCGTCTGCTATTAAAATTTCATTTTGTAAATCTTCCAGAAAACCCACTTGATGATTCCCCCTCTAAAAATAAAGGCTTCGTTAATGCCTTGTGCAGATTTTTCCGGCCTTTAGTCTGGCTTGGAAGGCGGTGGACTCCTGCTGCCGGCTTGGTTAACAGAGCTAAAATAAAAAGCCCTCTTTTAGAAGAAGGCTTTAACATTCGGTCTTCTTCTTATCTTCCAAGCATCTCGCTTAGCTGGATTTAGCACCTTGGCACGCACACTTGCATGACCGGTTGCTGAAGCGTCATCGGGCCAGTCCCTCAGCTTCTCTTGATAAGAACGATATTGGTTTGTGTGAAAATAGATTACTCCCAATTTACCTAATTTTGCGAAAACATTCAAGGGGGAGGGGGAATTTTTTGCAAATTGGACTTAAAGTTCCTTGCAAATGAAGGCGAAGAACATTTAATTCGATTGAATGGGAGGGCATTCACAATCAGTATGGAAATTCTTATGACTAATCGCTCACTTCCAGAGAGCAAGTGGTGCCTGTTCGGGTTAATTGCACAAGTTCGAAGATTATTTCAGGGAAATCTAAAATAATTGCACAGGTTTGGAGATTATTTCGGGGAAATCTGAAATAATTGCACAAGTTTAGAGATTATTTCAAGAAACATTATTTATAACGAAAAGGCCGCTCACCTAGAGCGGCCGGAATTACCGGTAGTTAATAAACTGCACATCAATTGGAAGCTCGGCCTGTCTGATCGCCGCAATGACCTGCTGCAAATCGTCGCGGTTTTTTCCGGTTACCCGCACCTGGTCATCCTGGACCTGGGATTTCACTTTCAGACCGGAATTTTTAATAATGGAATTAATACGTTTAGCGTTGTCCTTATCAATTCCCTGGACAAGCTTTCCGCGCTGGCGGACGGTACCGCCGGATGCGCCTTCCACTTTGCCGTATTGAATGTTTTTAACAGGGACTTCCCTGCGGATCAGTTTGCTGATCAGCACATCTTTGAGCTGTTCGAGTTTGTAGTCATCATCCGAAACGAGTATAAGGTCTTCTTTTTCAAGCTTAATATCGCTCTTGCTGCCCTTAAAATCATAGCGGTTCTGGATTTCTTTTAAAGCCACGACGATAGCGTTTTGAACTTCCGGCAATTCAATCTTTGAAACGATGTCAAATGAGTTTTCCTTAGACATGTTCATTCCTCCCATATGAAAACCTTCCGAATGGAAGTTTCACTTTATGAATTGATTATAGTAGAATTAGACATGCCATACAACATGTACGAGGTACAGAAAGGTTAGGTGACTTGTGAGAGCAGGCACATATGAACGGTTAGAAATTGATGAACGTCTGGAGTTCGGCTATTTCCTGACGGATGGAGAGACGAGAGTTCTCCTTCACGACAGTGAAATCACAGAGCCGATTGAAGATAAAGAATATGTAGATGTCTTCCTCTTCCACGATTTTGAGGATAGACTGGCGGCTACTATGAAAATGCCGATTTTGAAAGAAGGAGAATACGATTGGGTAGAAGCTGTGGACACGGTGGATCATATGGGAGTGTTCGTGAATATCGGTTTATCAAAAGATGCGCTGATTGCCAATGATATTCTTCCTGAGTTCAGACCGATGTGGCCAGAAAAAGGGGATAAGCTCTACTGCACGATGAGAATCACGGAAAACGGCCGCTTCTTTGCAAGGCATGCGACAGAAGAAGTCTTCAGTGAAAAATTTGTACCGGCTTCCCGTGAAGCTTTTAATAAGAGTGTTTCCGGACACGTGTACCGTCATATTGCAGCAGGATGCTTCTTTTATTCAGTGGAAGGCTATAAAGGATTTATTCACACAAGCCAAATGACGAGAGAGCCCCGTCTTGGAGAACTCGTTGAAGGGCGTGTCATTGATGTGAAGGAAGACGGATCCATTAATGTTTCCCTTCTTCCGCGTAAACAGGAAGCCATCAATCCCGATGCTGAAAAAATTCTGGATTATATGGGCCTTCGCAATGGAGCGATGCCATACTCGGATAAATCCGATCCGGAAGATATTAAAGAACGGTTTGGCATGAGCAAGGCTGCATTCAAGCGAGCGCTGGGCCATCTTATGAAAGAGAGAAGAGTCTATCAGGAAGAAGGCTGGACATACTTTACGAAAGAGCAATAAGCCGCAGACGGCTTATGCTCTTTTTTTATTCCTCAAGCCGGCCGGAAATCACGCTTCGGCAAGGCGGTTTTGCCTAATTGCGCAAATCAGCCAGCTAAAGCGGTAAAGTGTGTATTAACTCCCTGTGAAAACAGCCGATAAAAGGTTGTAGTCATAAATAGATAAAAGGGGAGTATACCACTTTGAAAAAGTACATATTGATCCTTAGTGCATGTGTTATGTTTTTGGCCGGGTGCATGCAGCAGCCAGAGGAGAGCAAGGCAGAAAAGAAAATAAAAATCGGCATTATGCTGTCGGATGTCGGTCTCGGTGATCAATCTTTCAGTGATTCTGCGTTCAGAGGCTTGCAAAAGGCAAGAGAAGAGCTTGGGATTCAGTTTGATTATAAAGAATTAAAGGATTCAAAAACGTATGAACAAGGAATTGAGGAACTTATTAAAGAAGATAGCGATGTCGTGGTCGGGCTTGGATTTATGGTCCAGGAGGATCTTGAAAAAGCCGCAAAAAAACATCCGAAGCAGCGCTTTGTTTTAATTGACGCGGTTTCCGGTCTGAAAAACATCACATCTCTTACTTTCAAAGAAGATGAGGGGAGTTATTTAGCCGGTGCTTTAGCCGCAATGAAATCGAAATCAGCCATCATTGGATTTGTGGGCGGAGCGGATGTGCCGCTGATTCGAAAATTCCTGGATGGTTTTCAAAAAGGCGCACTCTCCATCAATCCGGATGTTCAAGTGAAATCGGTGTTTGCGGGGAATTTCGGGGACGATAAGCTCGGGCTTGAGCTTGCATCCAATCTCATAAAAGAAAACGCAGATATTTTATATGCGGCAGCAGGATTTACAGGGGTAGGAGTGCTTAAGGAAGCACAAAAACAGGGTGTGTATGCGATAGGCGTGGACAGTGATCAATATTTTTATGCAGAAAAGGCGGTCATAACGTCTATGCTGAAAAATGTGGATGTCGCTCTTTATAAGATTGTAAAAGATTATAAAAAGAGCGGCAAACTGCCGGAGGGGCATGTAGAGTTCGGAATTTCGGAAAATGGAGTGGCTCTTGCACCTGTTCGGATTTTGGATTTATCGCCTGAAGAACAAAGCAAATTGGACAGCATGAAAGAAGAATTAGGGGGAGAAGCAAAATGACGATAAGAAGACGGCTCCTACTAAATATTCTGGGAATGATGGCCCTGGCAGCCGGTCTGATCCTGTTCATTATTTTGAACATGCTTTCCATTCAATCCTCCAATCAGGATTTTGTCCCGATTATGATGAATGTCCAGCAGCTGGATGCAGATATGGAAGGGCTGAAGCAAAGCATCAGCAATTACTCATTCTCGCTTTCTGAGGCTCAAAAGGAAGAAGCGGTCCAAGGGATGAAAAAGGTTGATAACCAATTCGACAGCCTTGGCGAAAAATTTGGGAACGATCAAACGCCCGCCTTATTTACGAAAGCCAGGAAAAAATATGAGAGCTGGAAGCCGGAGGCAGAAGCGGCTCTTCAATCTGCAAACCCAGCGGAGGCTAAACGCCAGTCCATCCGTATCGAAGGAATCCAAAACGATGTATACATGCTCAACGATGAGGGGAAAGCCTACTACGGCAAACTGCAGCTGCAGCTGAAAAATCAGATTGCCTTCGTTATTTTTTCCGCGATTGCAGGCTGTGTGCTTCTGTTAAGTGTATCAGCGGTGATTGCTGTAAGAATGACTTCAAGAATTACGAAACCACTGAAACGGCTATCGGAAAATGCAAGACAGATAACGGAAGGCAATCTTTTAGTCGATGAAATTCACTACAAAGGGAAGGATGAAATCGGCATTCTGAATGAATCCTTCGGCCAGATGACGAATCAGCTGAAAGCTCTGCTATTCTCCATTGACAGTGTAAGCAAAGAGGTGGAGGGATTTTCAAAACAGCTTGAATCCGATAATCGCTCTTTAACGGAAATCAGCAGCCAGGTAGCTGTTTCGACGGATGAGCTGTCTGCAGGATCTCAGTCGATTTCAGAAGATCTCCAGGATGCGGTCAATATGATCAATGAAATGGACCGCAGCTTCCAGGGGAATGTGGAAAGAAGCGGTCAGGTCCTTACGTACGGCAAAGCTGCACAAGAGGCTGTTCAAGAAGGGGTAAAAGCGATCGATCATCAACAATCGCTCATCAGAAGCAACTTAGAAGCGAGTGAACATATACAGAAAACGACGAAGGATTTTGCCGGATACACCTCGAAAATTGAAGATATGGCAAAAGCCGTTTCCGGAATAGCCGATCAGACGAATCTTCTTGCCCTGAATGCTGCGATTGAAGCAGCCCGGGCCGGTGAGGCAGGTAAAGGATTCGCCGTTGTAGCGGAAGAAGTGAGGAAACTGGCTGAACAATCCGCCCGCTCCACTCAGCATATCTTTGAGATGGCGAATATGATTAAATCCGGAATTGCCGAAGTGTCTGCAGCTGTCGATAACGGGATGAATCTTGCTTATAAGCAGCAGGAATCCATGTCAGAAACAACCCAGACATTTATGGACATAGAGAAGGCAATGGGCGGAATTTCAGGTGAACTGGATTCACTTAGTTCCGGTCTCGTCCACTCAAAGGGTCTTGGAGGGAAAGTGCTCGATAATGTCGAGAGTATCAGTGCCGTTGTTGAACAGACTGCAGCTGGAAGCGAAGAAATTTCAGCCTCTACAACCGAGCAGCTCACAGCATTCGAAAAAATGACAGCGAAGGTAACAGAGCTGCGTGTTCTCACAGACGACCTGAACTTTACCCTTTCTCAGTTTAAAATCAAATGATAAAGCAAAAGCCCTCCAATTGCCGGGGGGCTTTCGTATGTCTTGAGAACCTTTATTTCCCAGCTTAGCCGGGGGGGCTTCCGGGAAAAGGTATCTTTAACTGCATCTTAAGGAGAGGTCCATCCGTGTTGATAAACTTTATTCTTGGTATTGCTTCTAAAACGCTGAGCAAACTTTTCAGCTTTGCGACCGCTTCGTTTCTTGGGCGGGTTCCGTCGAAGGACGATTCAAAGGTGAGCCTGATCGGGGTTCTCTCTTTTTATTGGCTTTTAGTTGTCATTACATTTATTTTTCCGCTATCTGCGCGAAGTCTGATTCCGCTTGCGCCCGATGACCCTAACGCTGTCCGGATGATGGCAGCTGTACTCCTCATTGCCATTCCGCTTTTTAACGGCTGGATGACCACAAGAGTAGAGAATTTTTCACGTAAGGAGCACGGATACGGAAAGCAAATAATGATGGGCTTCCCAGTGACAGTTATTATGGGATTTCTTGTCGTGTCGTTAGTCATCTCCATCCCGATTATAAAAGCTCCTCACTTTATCCATATGAATTATCTGGATACCATCAAGATTATGATTAGAAAAGGCCAGTTTGATCAAGTGGTTAGTCAATTAAAAGAGATATTAACTGACTATCCGCTTAGAGAAGAAGAGCCTCCGAAGGTTATGCAATACCAGTTCACCTTTTTGACATGGGTGCAAAGTGAAATTTTTCATAAGCATATGTCCAAAGAGATGAAAGTACTGAAAGGGCAAGACGGTGATGAGAACTTTCAAATCATTCTCCATGCCACAGACATTGCCATCACAGCGAAAAGAAAGACGGCGACGAAAATCCGGTCCATTCTTGCTGAAAAGTTAAATGAGGAGCATCTTT is a window encoding:
- a CDS encoding S1-like domain-containing RNA-binding protein, whose amino-acid sequence is MRAGTYERLEIDERLEFGYFLTDGETRVLLHDSEITEPIEDKEYVDVFLFHDFEDRLAATMKMPILKEGEYDWVEAVDTVDHMGVFVNIGLSKDALIANDILPEFRPMWPEKGDKLYCTMRITENGRFFARHATEEVFSEKFVPASREAFNKSVSGHVYRHIAAGCFFYSVEGYKGFIHTSQMTREPRLGELVEGRVIDVKEDGSINVSLLPRKQEAINPDAEKILDYMGLRNGAMPYSDKSDPEDIKERFGMSKAAFKRALGHLMKERRVYQEEGWTYFTKEQ
- a CDS encoding BMP family ABC transporter substrate-binding protein gives rise to the protein MKKYILILSACVMFLAGCMQQPEESKAEKKIKIGIMLSDVGLGDQSFSDSAFRGLQKAREELGIQFDYKELKDSKTYEQGIEELIKEDSDVVVGLGFMVQEDLEKAAKKHPKQRFVLIDAVSGLKNITSLTFKEDEGSYLAGALAAMKSKSAIIGFVGGADVPLIRKFLDGFQKGALSINPDVQVKSVFAGNFGDDKLGLELASNLIKENADILYAAAGFTGVGVLKEAQKQGVYAIGVDSDQYFYAEKAVITSMLKNVDVALYKIVKDYKKSGKLPEGHVEFGISENGVALAPVRILDLSPEEQSKLDSMKEELGGEAK
- a CDS encoding methyl-accepting chemotaxis protein, translating into MTIRRRLLLNILGMMALAAGLILFIILNMLSIQSSNQDFVPIMMNVQQLDADMEGLKQSISNYSFSLSEAQKEEAVQGMKKVDNQFDSLGEKFGNDQTPALFTKARKKYESWKPEAEAALQSANPAEAKRQSIRIEGIQNDVYMLNDEGKAYYGKLQLQLKNQIAFVIFSAIAGCVLLLSVSAVIAVRMTSRITKPLKRLSENARQITEGNLLVDEIHYKGKDEIGILNESFGQMTNQLKALLFSIDSVSKEVEGFSKQLESDNRSLTEISSQVAVSTDELSAGSQSISEDLQDAVNMINEMDRSFQGNVERSGQVLTYGKAAQEAVQEGVKAIDHQQSLIRSNLEASEHIQKTTKDFAGYTSKIEDMAKAVSGIADQTNLLALNAAIEAARAGEAGKGFAVVAEEVRKLAEQSARSTQHIFEMANMIKSGIAEVSAAVDNGMNLAYKQQESMSETTQTFMDIEKAMGGISGELDSLSSGLVHSKGLGGKVLDNVESISAVVEQTAAGSEEISASTTEQLTAFEKMTAKVTELRVLTDDLNFTLSQFKIK
- a CDS encoding YajQ family cyclic di-GMP-binding protein; the protein is MSKENSFDIVSKIELPEVQNAIVVALKEIQNRYDFKGSKSDIKLEKEDLILVSDDDYKLEQLKDVLISKLIRREVPVKNIQYGKVEGASGGTVRQRGKLVQGIDKDNAKRINSIIKNSGLKVKSQVQDDQVRVTGKNRDDLQQVIAAIRQAELPIDVQFINYR
- the metH gene encoding methionine synthase — protein: MSTIREQIAKRILVLDGAMGTMIQDANLTADDFGGEAYEGCNEYLILTRPDVISRIHETYLQAGADIIETNTFGGTAIVLDEYELGHLAYEINFKGAQLARQAAESFSTDERPRYVAGSMGPTTKTLSVTGGTTFDQLIANYEEQARGLIEGGSDLLLLETSQDMLNVKAGFLGIKEAFAKTGKELPLMVSGTIEPMGTTLAGQTIDSFYISLEHMNPLSVGLNCATGPEFMTDHIRTLSDMAGSAVSCYPNAGLPDEEGNYHESPSTLAAKIRGFAEKGWLNIVGGCCGTTPAHIEALAEAVKDLPPRQVKERLTQHSVSGIEPLVYDDSMRPLFVGERTNVIGSRKFKRLIAEQKFEEAAEIARLQVKNGAHVIDICLADPDREENEDMEQFIQEVTKKIKVPLVIDSTDHLVIETALKYSQGKAIINSINLEDGEERFEAVLPLVKKYGAALVVGTIDETGMATTAERKLEIAKRSHELLVNKHGLKSSDIIFDPLVFPVGTGDEQYIGSAAETVKGLELIKKELPECLTILGVSNVSFGLPPVGREILNAVYLYHCTKAGLDYAIVNTEKLERFASIPAEEIKMAENLLFHTTDENLALFTNFYREKKKTVKKPAETLTLEERLASYIVEGTKEGLLPDLEEALQQYSDPLDIINGPLMEGMAEVGVLFNTNQLIVAEVLQSAEVMKTSVSFLEPHMEIKDDSGKGKILLATVKGDVHDIGKNLVEIILSNNGFRVVDLGIKVTPQEIIEAVRREKPDVIGLSGLLVKSAQQMVLTAQDLKQAEIDTPIMVGGAALSRKFTDYKISPEYQGTVLYAKDAMDGLSLANRLRQDPLQFIKKEVPETVPAAREVSSAVATLLERRKTVSEAPLFKPADCKRHVVKSISLEHILPYINMQMLLGHHLGVKGKIKELLAKKDEKTLALKQLIEDLIIQGKEENWFEPALVYQFFRAQSDGNKLHIFSEEGTPLETFDFPRQAKLPNRCISDYVRDQSEGEDYVSFFAVTAGRNVREAARRFKEQGDYLKSHAVQALALEMAEGLAEQTHQLIRDRWGFPDSPDFTMDQRFSAKYQGQRYSFGYPACPDLDDQAKLFRLIRPETIGIELTDGFMMEPEASVSAIVVSHPEARYFNVM
- a CDS encoding bifunctional homocysteine S-methyltransferase/methylenetetrahydrofolate reductase, with the translated sequence MGFLEDLQNEILIADGAMGTLLYSHGIDRCFEELNLSSPDQVQGIHEAYIKAGARVIQTNTYGGNHIKLSRYGLEDDIRAINSKAARLARKAAGTHAYVLATMGGVRAFKKSSHTLDELKRSFREQLYVLLNEDIDGLLLETFYDLEELQTVLEIARKETNKPIVANVSLHETGVLQDGTPLEMGLKNLEALGADVVGLNCRLGPYHMLESLEEVPLLDHAFLSVYPNGSLPSVEEGRLVYESDERYFAESALAFRNQGARLIGGCCGTTPKHIQAMADALRGLAPIKEKSVKLRKPVTVHERLEPAYPPLHQIVKERRSVIVELDPPKTLGLEKFFKGAEELKKTGIDSITLADNSLASPRVSNVAVGTQLKEKHDMRPLIHLTCRDRNLIGLQSHLMGLHSLGLTDVLAITGDPSKIGDFPGATSVYDLSSFDLISLIKQFNEGLSYSGKALGGKTNFTVAGAFNPNVRHLNKAAERLEKKIACGADYFISQPIYSIEQMKEVHDAVKHLSAPLYIGIMPLTSSRNAEFIHHEIPGIKLSDSIRETMAKAGGDPLQSKKEGIAIAKDLIDAAFDLFNGIYLITPFLKYEYSVELAEYIREKEKQRSEREFSHVHHS